A stretch of Candidatus Thermoplasmatota archaeon DNA encodes these proteins:
- a CDS encoding PKD domain-containing protein, with product MEASKEGEMPSEPAPETLPTEIKEEGPKKTKLLAVIIVVIVVIAAIAAAFGLGLIGGKKEETNLAPTAGARALTSTTIPIGGTVKFESLATDPDGTIAKYWWYFGDGTNVSGDAAAAKNVSHTYAYGGHYWVYHIATDDKGLNGSNEAAMVGVDVLLYIIPPDPTNTTAPFAFLTSNVDVIDQNTTVNFNMTSSAGVNYTVADDLWEEGYDRLTGTTLDYGVGTAAVSVAPAEYMTGSHKYTQSGHFAAKFVATAWNENSTTVMRTIHVLTPKATFTGVIKNPNAFIMVTIGEPDYLDPAVDYETAGGEVLQNCYESLVWYSGTSASTLVPQLATKVPTVGDGITADGLYYNFTLRTGVKFHNNQTMTADDVVYSVQRVVRIHDPDGPAWMVEQVLTDGMSAYIGDTRVNWTDSVTTHTIPAWLLATVGGTDPYYIITELDNQNASEAAVKAIDPTHVSFRLTHAYPAFLYICAYTVMDVVSKVFVEANGGVSNGNHNDVMDVKVCGTGPYYMEKWEKGVKIHLVRWDSWWNSANQSVKLQDVYIVKANDQNTRILMLQAGDADCAVIPMDFESLFSDTSKFTVKKGLPTFDITFAGFNMNINTTAAALYGSTVPADFFTDIHVRSAFVHLLNYTQFITNVLKGNAIQPNGPIPKGMFGYDPSVPVYDYNLTAAQTELTAAINPATGRSWWIDGFTIAFMFNSGNAYREAACTYMKSALESMGSQFHATINALDWPTYLANLRKAPSPFPLFYLGWAPDYADPDNYCNPFLLTGGTFAYRTQYSNATIDALVKSASSELNLTLRAQMYSEITWLTHNDTPYIWLYQSNNFHVERSWIKGYYYNPMYSGFYYPSFSKG from the coding sequence ATGGAAGCTAGTAAAGAAGGCGAGATGCCTAGTGAGCCAGCTCCGGAGACACTTCCTACCGAGATCAAGGAGGAGGGGCCCAAGAAGACGAAGCTCCTCGCAGTGATCATCGTGGTGATAGTCGTTATCGCCGCAATCGCTGCAGCTTTTGGCCTTGGTCTCATCGGAGGGAAGAAGGAGGAGACAAACTTGGCTCCGACTGCCGGAGCGAGAGCCTTGACCAGCACCACGATACCAATAGGTGGTACGGTCAAGTTCGAGTCCCTAGCGACTGACCCTGACGGCACGATTGCCAAGTACTGGTGGTACTTCGGTGACGGCACGAATGTCAGCGGTGACGCCGCAGCGGCGAAGAACGTGAGCCACACATACGCTTATGGTGGACACTACTGGGTATACCACATTGCGACTGACGACAAAGGGCTCAATGGAAGCAACGAGGCAGCGATGGTCGGTGTCGACGTCCTGCTCTACATCATACCACCTGACCCCACCAACACGACTGCACCATTCGCGTTCTTGACATCTAATGTAGATGTCATCGACCAGAACACAACGGTCAATTTCAACATGACCAGCTCGGCCGGCGTGAACTATACCGTAGCCGATGACCTGTGGGAAGAAGGCTATGACCGCCTGACGGGAACGACCCTAGACTATGGTGTCGGAACCGCAGCCGTGTCAGTTGCTCCAGCGGAGTACATGACCGGATCGCACAAGTATACCCAGAGCGGACACTTTGCTGCGAAGTTCGTCGCAACCGCCTGGAATGAGAACTCAACGACCGTCATGAGGACGATCCACGTGCTGACCCCGAAGGCGACGTTCACCGGCGTGATCAAGAACCCGAATGCGTTCATCATGGTCACGATTGGTGAGCCTGACTACCTCGACCCGGCAGTAGACTACGAGACGGCCGGCGGCGAGGTCCTGCAGAACTGCTACGAGTCACTTGTGTGGTACAGCGGTACGAGCGCTTCGACTCTGGTGCCGCAACTGGCGACCAAGGTCCCGACAGTGGGTGACGGTATCACAGCTGACGGATTGTACTACAACTTCACCCTCAGGACCGGCGTGAAGTTCCACAACAACCAGACCATGACCGCAGACGATGTCGTGTACTCCGTCCAGAGGGTAGTGAGGATACACGACCCCGACGGACCTGCTTGGATGGTCGAGCAAGTGCTGACGGACGGCATGTCGGCATACATCGGTGACACGCGGGTCAACTGGACAGACAGCGTGACGACCCACACGATTCCCGCATGGTTGCTTGCGACCGTCGGAGGCACTGACCCGTACTACATCATCACGGAACTTGACAACCAGAACGCTAGCGAGGCGGCGGTCAAGGCGATCGACCCGACACACGTGAGCTTCCGCCTGACACACGCCTATCCAGCGTTCTTGTACATCTGCGCATACACTGTGATGGACGTTGTCAGTAAGGTCTTCGTTGAGGCAAACGGCGGAGTTTCCAATGGGAACCACAACGATGTGATGGATGTCAAAGTGTGTGGAACAGGCCCGTACTACATGGAGAAGTGGGAGAAGGGCGTCAAGATCCACCTGGTTAGGTGGGACAGCTGGTGGAACAGCGCTAACCAGTCAGTCAAGCTGCAGGACGTGTACATCGTCAAGGCCAACGACCAGAACACCAGGATACTGATGCTTCAGGCCGGAGATGCGGACTGCGCAGTCATACCGATGGACTTCGAGTCGCTGTTCAGCGACACTTCGAAGTTCACGGTCAAGAAGGGGCTGCCGACGTTCGACATAACCTTCGCGGGTTTCAACATGAACATCAACACGACCGCGGCGGCATTGTACGGTAGCACCGTGCCTGCTGACTTCTTCACGGACATCCATGTAAGGAGCGCCTTCGTGCACCTGCTGAACTACACGCAGTTCATCACGAACGTCCTGAAGGGCAACGCGATCCAACCCAACGGGCCGATCCCGAAGGGCATGTTCGGCTACGACCCCTCGGTACCGGTGTACGACTACAACCTCACGGCTGCACAAACGGAGCTGACGGCTGCCATCAACCCGGCGACTGGACGCAGCTGGTGGATCGACGGCTTCACGATCGCCTTCATGTTCAACTCGGGCAACGCCTACAGAGAGGCGGCCTGCACGTACATGAAGTCGGCATTGGAGTCCATGGGATCGCAGTTCCACGCGACAATAAACGCGCTGGACTGGCCTACATACCTGGCGAACCTTAGGAAGGCCCCGAGCCCGTTCCCGCTGTTCTACCTCGGGTGGGCACCAGACTACGCGGACCCCGACAACTACTGCAACCCGTTCCTCCTGACCGGCGGGACGTTCGCGTACAGGACCCAATATTCCAACGCGACGATCGATGCGCTGGTGAAGAGTGCGAGCAGCGAGCTGAACTTGACCTTGAGGGCGCAGATGTACTCCGAGATCACGTGGTTGACGCACAACGACACGCCATACATATGGCTCTACCAGTCGAACAACTTCCACGTGGAGAGATCCTGGATCAAGGGTTACTACTACAACCCGATGTATTCAGGATTCTACTACCCGTCGTTCAGCAAGGGTTAG
- a CDS encoding C45 family peptidase, producing MPKKDGSSEFRLVSASGSHYQIGVSIGKQCRDQAARMAKRFRESAVSTPGFDMKKAIAYSKRSLPMSRKWYPGFIEELEGYAEGSGLRFDLVYAMTCDFPGGRGKACTDLAANASWTKDDCVYVAHNEDVSPHQIDEICVAKIKPTDEPGYIGMNYGGIWPTEGLNAAGVSVTGNALVPNDTRVGIPKALPVRKILKENGIYQALTASMPEERGHSYNNIVSDSNGEIYSMEGSATTFDALYAEDGWLVHTNHYLSPKMWKFEENMHTRFSSIVRYNRAKKLFKKELGKLDLEVFKRVLSDHVGYPESICRHPDPALDPEDQTMSIFSIVFNLTEKVVWVCKGNPCQGSYRKYEF from the coding sequence TTGCCGAAAAAGGACGGTTCCAGTGAATTCAGGTTGGTCTCTGCTTCAGGGAGCCACTACCAGATAGGCGTCTCGATTGGAAAGCAGTGCAGGGACCAGGCAGCAAGAATGGCGAAGCGGTTCAGAGAGAGCGCGGTATCCACTCCTGGCTTCGACATGAAGAAGGCCATTGCGTACTCAAAGCGAAGCCTTCCCATGAGCAGGAAGTGGTATCCTGGCTTCATCGAGGAGCTGGAGGGATACGCGGAGGGATCGGGCCTAAGGTTCGATTTGGTCTACGCCATGACGTGCGACTTCCCCGGAGGCAGGGGAAAGGCATGCACCGACCTTGCCGCGAACGCCAGCTGGACCAAGGACGATTGCGTCTATGTCGCGCACAATGAGGACGTGTCCCCACACCAGATCGATGAAATATGCGTCGCCAAGATCAAACCCACCGACGAGCCGGGATACATAGGCATGAACTACGGCGGCATCTGGCCTACCGAGGGCCTCAACGCAGCTGGGGTCAGCGTGACCGGGAACGCCCTGGTCCCGAACGATACGCGCGTGGGCATACCCAAGGCTCTGCCGGTGCGCAAGATCCTGAAAGAGAATGGCATCTACCAAGCGCTCACGGCATCGATGCCTGAGGAGAGGGGCCACAGCTACAACAACATCGTCTCCGACTCGAACGGCGAGATATACAGCATGGAGGGGTCGGCGACCACCTTCGATGCCCTGTACGCGGAAGACGGCTGGCTCGTTCACACCAACCACTACCTCTCCCCGAAGATGTGGAAGTTCGAGGAGAACATGCACACGAGGTTCTCGTCCATAGTGCGATACAACAGGGCCAAGAAGCTATTCAAGAAGGAGCTGGGGAAGCTCGACCTGGAGGTCTTCAAGAGGGTGCTCTCGGACCATGTGGGGTACCCCGAATCGATCTGCAGGCACCCCGATCCGGCGCTCGACCCTGAGGACCAGACGATGTCGATCTTCTCAATCGTATTCAACCTGACCGAGAAGGTCGTTTGGGTGTGCAAAGGCAATCCGTGCCAGGGCTCTTACAGGAAGTACGAGTTCTGA
- a CDS encoding ABC transporter permease: MQLWTYIFRRLLLLIPVLLGVSILTFVIMRAAGDPVTAYLQNPEKATEAQIRLIEQKYHLNEPEYIQYWYWLNGVLHGDMGYSRMAGLPVTQAIALKFPATFELALISVFFAVVAGIGLGTRSAVKANSAFDQTTRVTSLVAVSIPVFWLGLILLMIFYRGLGWLPGPTGRLGTTQELHVVTGFFLIDSILSGKLSLFVDVVEHLALPSITLAFASTALIVRMMRSSMLEVLGAEYVRTARAKGLPEKVVINRHARRNALIPTVTVVGLSFGGLLGGAVLTETVFNWPGLGQWSAQAALNLDTAGIMGFTLLTALIYVLSNLVVDIIYAYLDPRVRLG; the protein is encoded by the coding sequence CTGCAACTGTGGACATACATCTTCAGGCGGCTCCTATTGCTCATACCGGTTCTCCTAGGTGTGTCCATACTCACATTCGTGATCATGCGTGCGGCGGGCGACCCGGTCACAGCCTACCTGCAGAACCCCGAAAAGGCTACCGAGGCACAGATACGTCTGATCGAACAGAAGTATCACCTTAACGAGCCGGAGTACATACAATACTGGTATTGGTTGAATGGGGTCCTGCATGGCGACATGGGCTACAGCCGCATGGCTGGTTTACCCGTGACGCAAGCGATTGCTTTGAAGTTCCCTGCCACTTTCGAGTTAGCGCTGATCTCTGTGTTCTTCGCTGTGGTTGCGGGCATAGGGTTGGGCACGAGATCCGCGGTGAAGGCGAATTCGGCATTCGATCAAACGACCAGGGTGACTTCCCTTGTGGCCGTTTCGATCCCGGTCTTCTGGCTAGGGTTGATCCTCCTGATGATATTCTACAGAGGATTGGGGTGGCTGCCCGGTCCTACCGGTCGCCTAGGCACGACACAGGAGCTTCACGTGGTGACAGGGTTCTTTCTAATCGATTCCATCCTCAGCGGCAAGCTTAGTCTGTTCGTCGATGTTGTCGAACACCTGGCATTGCCGTCCATCACGCTCGCCTTTGCGTCTACAGCACTCATCGTGCGCATGATGCGCTCAAGCATGCTCGAGGTGCTCGGGGCGGAGTATGTCAGGACTGCCAGGGCCAAAGGGCTACCTGAGAAAGTCGTCATCAATAGGCACGCGCGCAGGAACGCGCTCATACCGACGGTCACAGTTGTCGGCCTCAGCTTCGGTGGGCTCTTAGGCGGGGCCGTCCTCACTGAGACGGTCTTCAACTGGCCTGGACTTGGACAGTGGTCCGCTCAGGCTGCTCTGAACCTCGACACCGCAGGCATCATGGGATTCACCTTACTCACGGCGTTGATCTACGTCCTGTCGAACCTCGTAGTGGACATCATCTACGCTTACCTCGATCCACGCGTAAGGCTTGGCTGA